The genomic DNA GGAGCCGGGCGCCGGTGGAAGCGTGCGCGGCTCAGGCGCCGACGTTGAACTCCGCCGGGTTCGGGCCGAGACGCTTGCCCTCGTCCAGGGCGGCGAACGCGGCGAGGTCGTCCGCGTCCAGCTCGAAGCCGAACACGTCCAGGTTCTCCGCGATCCGCGACGGTGTCACGGACTTCGGGATCACCACGTTGCCCAGCTGGAGGTGCCAGCGGAGCACCGCCTGGGCGGGCGTACGGCCGTGCTTCTGCGCGACCGCGACGACCGTCGGGACGTCCAGGAGGCCCTTGCCCTGGCCCAGCGGCGACCACGCCTCGGTGGCGATGCCGTGCTTGGCGTGCAGTGCGCGGGACTCGCTCTGCTGGAGCTGCGGGTGGAGCTCGATCTGGTTGAGCACCGGGACCACGGAGGTCTCACCGAGCAGACGCTCAAGGTGCTCGGGCAGGAAGTTCGATACGCCGATCGACTTCGCGCGACCCTCGGCCAGGATCTTCTCCAGGGCCTTGTACGTGTCGACGTAACGGTCCGCGGCGGGCACCGGCCAGTGGATCAGATACAGGTCGACGTAGTCCAGGCCCAGCCTGTCGAGCGAGGCGTCGAACGCGCGCAGCGCCGCGTCGTGGCCCTGGTCGCCGTTCCACAGCTTCGTGGTGACGAAGAGCTCGTCGCGGGCGACCCCGGAGGCGGCGATGGCCCTGCCGGTACCCGCCTCGTTCTCGTAGATGGCGGCGGTGTCGATGCTCCGGTACCCGGACTCGATGGCCGTCGCGACCGCCTTCTCGGCCTCGTCGTCCGGCACCTGCCAGACACCGAAACCGAGCTGAGGCATTTCGAGGCCGTTGTTGAGGGTGATGGAGGGGACCTGGCTCACGAGCGGTCGATCCTTACGTCGTCGGTGCTTACTCCTGACAACAACGATCAGCGCGCCCGAACCATTCCCCGCGACTGCCCGGGACTGCCGGCGCTTCCCCGCCCCGGCCCGTGGTTCCCCCTCGGCGATCGCGGGGGAGAGGTCGTTGATCGCCGGGGAGAGCTTCGAGGCGAGGACCGCCGGGGGACCGTCAGTGGTACAGGGCGTCCACCTCGACCGCGTACGCCGTCTCGATCGCCTTGCGCTTCAGCTTCAGCGAGGGGGTCAGCAGCCCGTGCTCCTCGGTGAACGGGTGCGCCAGGATCCGGAACGTACGGATCGACTCCGCCTGGGACACCGCCGTGTTCGCGGCCACCACGGCCCGGCGCACCTCCATCTCCAGGTCCGGGTCCCGCACCAGATTGTTGCCGGTCAGCGGATTGCGGCCCTGCATGGCGAGCCAGTGGTCCACCGCCTCCTGGTCCACGGTCACCAGCGCCGCGATGTAGGGCCGGTCGTTGCCGACGACGATGCACTGCGCGACCAGCGGATGCGCCCGTACTCGCTCCTCCAGACCGGCCGGGGACACGCTCTTGCCGCCCGACGTCACCAGGATCTCCTTCTTCCGCCCGGTGATCGTC from Streptomyces sp. NBC_00654 includes the following:
- a CDS encoding aldo/keto reductase, encoding MSQVPSITLNNGLEMPQLGFGVWQVPDDEAEKAVATAIESGYRSIDTAAIYENEAGTGRAIAASGVARDELFVTTKLWNGDQGHDAALRAFDASLDRLGLDYVDLYLIHWPVPAADRYVDTYKALEKILAEGRAKSIGVSNFLPEHLERLLGETSVVPVLNQIELHPQLQQSESRALHAKHGIATEAWSPLGQGKGLLDVPTVVAVAQKHGRTPAQAVLRWHLQLGNVVIPKSVTPSRIAENLDVFGFELDADDLAAFAALDEGKRLGPNPAEFNVGA